Proteins encoded together in one Flavobacterium keumense window:
- a CDS encoding helix-turn-helix domain-containing protein: MLSIALFKIQNNSFIEELLRDYNNLLIIIVPCSYLYFENLIKDCKTIYFRNFVHLIIPLVFNIIDYLLDQNYFDIQHVDFYYYTFFTLYTIFYYALIYKILYKNVWNRKGEIEVVIKQNQLIRKWSIYLFSFLIIVGARVILILFWEINNNNYAYATSYQWIPSLFWLILYFKIIISPEILYGYNYLNAKINEHKKINNATIAFWTSYPITEINNIQDNQLNEKIKNSIVEYMKEVDQFSFHNQAYRDAKFSLTDLSNKLNIPKSHLSFLFKYHSKISFPEYKKIVRIYDGLELIDAGYLKTNTYESLAKEIGFTSYNTFFVSFKDVTGVSPQEFLIRLLKQKRFN; encoded by the coding sequence ATGCTATCAATTGCATTATTTAAAATTCAAAATAATAGCTTTATTGAAGAATTACTTCGCGACTACAATAACTTACTAATTATAATAGTCCCTTGTAGTTATTTGTATTTTGAAAATCTAATTAAAGACTGTAAAACAATCTATTTTAGAAATTTTGTACATTTAATAATTCCCCTTGTATTTAATATTATAGATTATTTATTGGATCAAAATTACTTTGATATACAACATGTCGATTTTTATTATTATACTTTCTTTACCTTATATACCATATTTTATTACGCCCTTATTTACAAAATTCTTTACAAAAATGTTTGGAATAGAAAAGGAGAAATTGAGGTGGTTATCAAACAAAATCAATTGATTAGAAAATGGAGTATTTATCTTTTTTCTTTTTTAATTATTGTTGGAGCAAGAGTTATTTTAATATTATTCTGGGAAATTAACAATAACAACTATGCTTATGCTACTAGTTATCAATGGATCCCTAGTCTTTTTTGGCTTATTTTATACTTTAAAATTATTATTTCACCCGAAATCCTTTATGGATATAATTATTTAAATGCAAAAATAAATGAGCATAAGAAGATTAATAATGCAACAATTGCGTTTTGGACCAGTTATCCAATAACTGAAATAAATAACATTCAAGATAATCAGTTAAATGAAAAAATTAAAAACTCAATAGTAGAATACATGAAAGAGGTAGATCAATTTTCATTTCATAATCAAGCCTATCGAGATGCTAAATTTTCTCTAACTGATTTATCAAACAAATTAAATATACCTAAAAGCCATCTTTCCTTCTTGTTCAAATACCATTCTAAAATATCATTCCCAGAATATAAAAAAATTGTTCGAATTTATGATGGTTTGGAATTAATCGACGCAGGATATTTAAAAACAAACACTTACGAATCTTTAGCTAAAGAAATTGGATTCACTTCTTACAATACTTTTTTTGTTAGCTTCAAAGATGTTACTGGTGTTTCTCCTCAAGAATTTTTAATCAGATTGTTAAAGCAAAAACGTTTTAATTAA
- the ccsA gene encoding cytochrome c biogenesis protein CcsA, producing the protein MDKKISSILFSTRLMAVLFIVFAVAMGAGTFIESKYNTDTARIWIYNAWWFEVIMVFFMINFIGNIKRYQLLKKEKWATLVLHLAFIFILLGAFITRYISYEGVMPIREGATENKVYSDKTFLTVFVDGEYKGEMKRRVFEKPLLLSPVAQNDFTLSGEFDNDPFEVRYVNYIMGAKQKITPNDKGTLYLKLVEAGAGGREEHFLKEGEVQNIHNVLFALNKPTAGAININTAGAVPTIQTPFEGNFMRMADKLQGKVEKDIVQPLMMRSLYSIGEKRFVFPDVPTRGTIAYESNNDFKAKNHEDALVIKLKAEGQEKEVTILGSKGKTGEPQTVKIGNKDYSFFFGSKTYELPFTIKLNDFIAKKYPGTEKSYSAFESQVTVKDTTETFDAQIYMNHVLDYKGFRFFQSSFDPDEKGTVLSVNHDFWGTNITYLGYFLLYIAMMAILFTKHSRFADLKRKLEVVKSKKANLLLVLVLLLSWNGWSQEHHHTHETTAAHNHSGHSQKMPSLKEIDSLIVKYKVSEEHAAKFGRLIIQDAGGRMKPINTFSSELLRKVSHSDTYNGMNSDQAFLSMTQYASAWIQVPIIYIKAGNDSIRKIIGIDSKAKFAPFISFFDAKGNYKLSPYLEEAFKSANPNQFEKDFIETDKKVNLMESALSGRILKIFPIPNDPNSKWISYLELNESGMKGMDATYTKSILPLYFGTLNTAATSNDYKSANELLESLKGFQKKFGSTVMPSEDKIDLEIAYNKFDVFKGLPYWYLTAAVVMLLLTIIELFKSKKSIRVGINLIHIGIGLLFLLHTLGLIARWIISGHAPWSNAYESIIYVAWATMFFGLAFDRKSKLTVASAAFVTAMILMAAYMNWIDPEIANLQPVLNSYWLMIHVAVIVASYGPFALGMILGLVSLLLILFTNEKNKAKMDLNIQELTYINEMALTIGLIMLTIGNFLGGQWANESWGRYWGWDPKETWALISIMVYAFVIHARFVPALRGKWIFNLMSMLAFVSILFTYYGVNFHLVGLHSYASGEAKSLSWIWETLGGITLLGAITYPKYKKYFKK; encoded by the coding sequence ATGGATAAAAAAATAAGCTCAATTTTATTTTCTACTCGCTTAATGGCGGTTCTTTTTATAGTTTTTGCGGTGGCGATGGGAGCAGGAACTTTTATTGAAAGTAAATACAATACAGATACTGCTCGTATATGGATATATAACGCTTGGTGGTTTGAAGTAATTATGGTGTTCTTTATGATTAATTTCATTGGCAATATTAAGCGTTACCAGTTATTAAAGAAAGAAAAATGGGCTACTTTAGTATTGCATTTGGCTTTTATTTTTATTCTATTGGGAGCGTTCATTACCCGTTATATCAGTTATGAAGGAGTGATGCCTATTCGCGAAGGCGCAACAGAAAATAAAGTATATTCAGATAAAACTTTTTTGACTGTTTTTGTAGATGGGGAGTACAAAGGCGAAATGAAAAGACGTGTGTTTGAGAAGCCGTTATTACTTTCTCCGGTTGCCCAAAACGATTTCACACTTTCGGGAGAATTTGATAATGACCCTTTTGAGGTGCGTTATGTGAATTATATTATGGGTGCCAAACAAAAAATCACGCCAAATGATAAGGGAACTTTGTATTTAAAATTAGTCGAAGCAGGAGCGGGTGGTCGAGAAGAACATTTTTTGAAAGAAGGCGAAGTGCAGAATATTCACAACGTCTTATTTGCATTGAATAAACCTACAGCAGGAGCTATCAATATCAATACTGCAGGAGCAGTGCCTACCATTCAAACTCCTTTTGAAGGAAATTTTATGCGAATGGCGGATAAGTTGCAGGGCAAAGTTGAAAAAGACATTGTTCAACCGTTAATGATGCGTTCGCTGTATTCTATTGGCGAAAAGCGATTTGTTTTTCCAGATGTTCCCACTCGAGGAACTATTGCATATGAATCCAATAATGATTTCAAAGCCAAAAATCACGAAGATGCTTTAGTAATTAAATTGAAAGCCGAAGGACAAGAAAAAGAGGTAACAATTTTAGGTTCGAAAGGAAAAACGGGTGAGCCACAAACAGTAAAAATAGGTAACAAAGACTATTCTTTCTTTTTTGGAAGCAAAACTTACGAATTGCCTTTTACTATCAAATTGAATGATTTTATTGCTAAAAAATATCCTGGAACAGAAAAAAGTTATTCGGCTTTTGAAAGTCAGGTGACAGTTAAAGATACAACAGAGACCTTTGATGCTCAAATTTATATGAATCACGTTTTGGATTACAAAGGCTTTCGTTTCTTTCAATCGTCTTTTGATCCTGATGAAAAAGGAACCGTGTTATCTGTTAACCATGATTTTTGGGGAACCAATATCACGTATTTAGGGTACTTTCTTTTATATATTGCTATGATGGCCATTTTGTTTACCAAGCATTCTCGTTTTGCTGATTTGAAACGAAAATTGGAAGTCGTGAAATCGAAGAAAGCCAATTTACTTTTGGTGTTAGTTCTACTGTTGAGTTGGAACGGTTGGTCTCAAGAACACCATCACACACATGAAACAACAGCCGCACACAATCATTCTGGACATAGTCAAAAAATGCCTTCTTTAAAAGAGATTGATTCTTTGATTGTAAAATATAAAGTTTCTGAAGAACACGCAGCAAAATTTGGACGTTTGATTATACAAGATGCTGGTGGACGAATGAAACCAATTAACACTTTTTCTTCTGAATTGTTGCGAAAAGTGAGTCATTCCGATACGTACAACGGAATGAATTCTGATCAAGCTTTTTTATCTATGACGCAATATGCTAGTGCTTGGATTCAGGTGCCTATTATCTATATCAAAGCAGGGAATGACAGTATTCGTAAAATCATCGGGATAGATTCCAAAGCGAAGTTTGCTCCTTTTATTTCTTTTTTTGATGCCAAGGGAAATTATAAGTTATCACCTTATTTAGAAGAGGCTTTTAAAAGTGCTAATCCCAATCAGTTTGAGAAAGATTTTATCGAAACGGATAAAAAAGTTAATTTGATGGAATCGGCTTTGAGTGGTCGAATTTTGAAAATTTTCCCTATTCCAAACGACCCAAATAGTAAATGGATTTCGTATTTAGAATTGAACGAATCAGGTATGAAGGGCATGGATGCTACCTACACAAAGAGTATTTTACCTTTGTATTTTGGTACACTAAACACAGCAGCTACTTCTAATGATTACAAATCGGCGAATGAGTTATTAGAAAGTTTAAAAGGTTTTCAAAAGAAGTTTGGAAGTACCGTCATGCCTTCGGAAGATAAAATCGATTTAGAGATTGCCTATAATAAATTCGATGTTTTTAAAGGTTTGCCGTATTGGTATTTAACAGCGGCAGTAGTGATGTTATTATTAACAATAATTGAATTATTCAAATCGAAAAAGTCGATTCGTGTAGGGATTAATTTGATTCATATTGGTATCGGGTTACTTTTTCTATTACATACTTTGGGTTTAATTGCCCGTTGGATAATTTCGGGACATGCTCCTTGGAGTAATGCGTATGAATCGATTATTTATGTAGCTTGGGCTACCATGTTTTTTGGTTTGGCCTTTGATAGAAAATCAAAGCTAACAGTAGCGTCTGCTGCGTTTGTAACGGCTATGATTTTGATGGCGGCTTATATGAATTGGATAGATCCTGAAATCGCTAATTTGCAACCGGTATTGAATTCGTATTGGTTGATGATTCACGTAGCAGTAATTGTGGCAAGTTATGGTCCTTTTGCTTTAGGAATGATTTTAGGATTGGTTTCGTTACTCTTGATTTTGTTTACCAATGAGAAAAACAAAGCCAAAATGGATTTGAATATTCAGGAGCTGACGTATATTAATGAAATGGCATTGACTATTGGGTTGATTATGCTAACTATTGGAAACTTCCTTGGCGGACAATGGGCTAACGAAAGTTGGGGACGTTATTGGGGATGGGACCCGAAAGAAACTTGGGCGTTAATTAGTATTATGGTCTATGCGTTTGTAATTCATGCCCGATTTGTACCTGCTTTGAGAGGGAAATGGATTTTTAACCTGATGAGTATGTTGGCTTTTGTTTCTATTTTATTTACTTATTATGGAGTAAACTTTCACTTAGTTGGTTTGCATTCGTATGCCAGTGGGGAGGCAAAATCATTAAGTTGGATTTGGGAAACGCTAGGAGGGATTACTTTGTTAGGAGCAATTACGTATCCAAAATATAAAAAGTATTTTAAGAAATAA
- a CDS encoding Rossmann-like and DUF2520 domain-containing protein: MTKVSIIGSGNVARHLIHAFQSNSEIELVQVFARNKKSLTHLLDSNSVTSDYTQLQAADVYIIAVSDDAIAEVSSQLPFENQLVVHTSGTVPLTTLESKNRRGVFYPLQTFSKDKAVNFKTIPICLEAENEKDLQTLNQIASTISDAVYQINSEQRKALHVAAVFVNNFVNHLYQMGSEICDNNNVPFEILKPLIQETANKIVSLSPKEAQTGPAKRNDLTTIEAHQQFLTDENLSTIYTLLTQSIQNNGKKL, from the coding sequence ATGACTAAAGTAAGTATTATCGGTTCTGGAAATGTAGCACGGCATTTGATTCACGCTTTTCAATCGAATAGCGAAATCGAATTGGTTCAGGTGTTTGCGCGCAATAAAAAGAGTCTGACTCACCTACTCGATTCCAATAGTGTTACTTCTGACTACACCCAATTACAAGCGGCAGATGTTTACATTATAGCAGTATCCGATGATGCTATTGCTGAGGTTTCATCCCAATTGCCTTTTGAAAATCAATTGGTGGTTCATACTTCGGGAACGGTACCTTTGACTACTTTAGAAAGTAAAAATCGTCGTGGGGTTTTTTATCCGTTACAAACGTTTTCCAAAGACAAAGCCGTGAATTTCAAAACAATTCCCATTTGTTTAGAAGCCGAAAATGAAAAGGATTTACAAACCCTGAACCAAATTGCTAGTACTATTTCGGATGCTGTTTACCAAATCAATTCTGAACAACGAAAAGCCTTGCATGTAGCGGCTGTATTTGTGAATAATTTTGTCAATCATTTGTACCAAATGGGTAGCGAAATTTGTGACAACAACAACGTTCCTTTTGAAATTCTAAAACCTTTAATTCAAGAAACGGCGAATAAAATTGTGTCGCTTTCGCCAAAAGAAGCCCAAACAGGCCCAGCAAAACGAAATGACCTTACTACTATTGAAGCACACCAACAGTTTTTGACTGATGAAAACCTATCTACTATTTATACACTACTAACTCAATCTATACAAAATAATGGCAAAAAGCTATAA